Proteins encoded within one genomic window of Dromaius novaehollandiae isolate bDroNov1 chromosome 7, bDroNov1.hap1, whole genome shotgun sequence:
- the LOC135328938 gene encoding inositol 1,4,5-trisphosphate receptor-interacting protein-like 1, protein MATEQDFDECDSSSGLSSSSSEEEGEGEEQEAVGAVHWLSPEQQLDCPGRRALETFYQQHLWGPVQDVAHTCKVVEELVGNLLHACQMLSLTTFLPRLEWCIGVGSVFEGWSYHRQDTVYRLLVLLKPPPGHSFHLKLGTGGELPARHGHVHVKLECMCEREQLLGDVLCFRHHSQIRVRRYQRPGLLHTLCTGFYLDVEKTARWFQLFVRNAWDMIAAEQNCQLTVLPSSHSCKLQLTCDSGRTMHTEIMLGVQQDNLGLFMGSQEAEAGLSSSTTWLESCALQELLFFRFMARQAPQGSCHLTCLQLLTYLLEDSVLSSVHLKTVAMHLLTLLPPSAWCPEHLLERLRDVLCYLHRCLEEKQLHHFLLGNERVPREVPLPAAFQTASPLNLFQRLAQQPDAHAQALREFTELQDRLRSLLD, encoded by the coding sequence ATGGCCACGGAGCAGGACTTTGATGagtgtgacagcagcagtggcctgagctcctccagcagcgaagaggagggggaaggcgaggagcaggaggctgtgggtgctgtgcacTGGCTCTCTCCTGAACAGCAGCTGGACTGCCCAGGCAGGAGGGCCCTAGAGACCTTCTACCAGCAGCACCTCTGGGGGCCAGTGCAGGACGTGGCCCACACATgcaaggtggtggaggagctggtGGGCAACCTCCTCCATGCCTGCCAGATGCTCTCTTTGACAACTTTCCTGCCGCGGCTGGAATGGTGCATCGGTGTGGGCAGCGTTTTTGAAGGCTGGAGCTACCACAGGCAGGACACCGTCTACAGGCTGCTCGTGCTCCTGAAGCCACCACCCGGACACTCCTTCCACCTGAAGCTGGGCaccggcggggagctgccggcgaGGCATGGCCACGTCCATGTGAAGCTGGAGTGCATGTGCGAgagggagcagctgctgggggacgTGCTGTGCTTCCGGCACCACTCCCAGATCCGAGTGCGCAGGTATCAGCGCCCTGGGCTCCTACACACCCTGTGCACTGGCTTCTACCTGGATGTGGAGAAAACCGCCCGCTGGTTCCAGCTCTTTGTAAGAAATGCCTGGGACATGATTGCTGCGGAACAAAACTGCCAGCTGAcagtgctgccttcctcccattCCTGCAAGCTCCAGCTCACATGCGACTCTGGGAGAACCATGCACACTGAGATAATGCTGGGGGTGCAGCAAGACAACTTGGGGCTCTTCAtgggcagccaggaggcagaggccggcctcagcagcagcacaacttggctggagagctgtgccctgcaagagctgctgttcttcagattcatggccaggcaggccccccagggcagctgccacCTAACGTGTCTGCAGCTCCTCACCTACCTCCTGGAGGACTCGGTGCTTTCCTCTGTCCACCTGAAAACAGTCGCCATGCACCTCCTGACACTGCTTCCCCCATCAGCGTGGTGCCCGGAGCATCTCCTGGAGCGGCTGAGGGATGTCCTGTGCTACCTGCACcgctgcctggaggagaaacagcttCACCACTTCCTCCTAGGCAATGAGAGGGTGCCCAGGGAGGTCCCCCTGCCAGCGGCCTTCCAAACGGCCAGCCCGCTCAACCTCTTCCAGCGCCTGGCGCAGCAGCCCGACGCCCACGCCCAGGCACTGCGCGAGTTCACCGAGCTGCAGGATCGGCTCAGGAGCCTGTTAGACTGA
- the LOC135328905 gene encoding maestro heat-like repeat-containing protein family member 7, whose translation MHFLLPLIMEQLRDADSDISTKALVVLRHVVHVMGEETVASIAPQLSAELLLLFDADAVQVRVLSTRLFRDVLAIVLGTKDQQLQKQVRSSLLPLLFHMQDESCSVRQASREALLRAANFLKWKQLRQLVETAQTWRIGECLLVRARRAEEYLHQSLTYLESPQESLREAAVRFTGLVGQHLRGRSKEKLEDICTALQGLQEDSSPSVCCLATQTILLLRAPGKMTPSPGTLQGLCYRLRRAWERWHCPLRGDCVCCWSSAAS comes from the exons ATGCACTTCCTGCTGCCACTCAtcatggagcaactgcgggatgcggACAGCGACATCAGCACTAAGGCCCTGGTGGTGCTGCGACACGTGGTGCACGTCATGGGCGAGGAGACGGTGGCCAGCATTGCTCCGCAGCTGTCCGcggagctcctgctgctctttgatgcc gacgCTGTCCAGGTGCGAGTGCTCTCCACGCGGCTCTTCAGAGATGTGCTGGCGATTGTGCTGGGcaccaaagaccagcagctgcagaagcaagtgcgcagcagcctgctgccactgctcttccacATGCAGGACGAGAGCTGCAGCGTGCGCCAG gcctctcgggaagccctccttcGCGCTGCCAACTTCctcaagtggaagcagctcaggcagctggttgagacagcgcagacgtggaggatcggcgagtgcctg ctggtgagggccagaagagcagaagagtacctgcaccagagcctgacatacttggagagcccacaggagtccttgcgagaggcagccgtgaggttcactg ggcttgtcgggcagcacctgaggggccggagcaaggagaagctggaggacatctgcacgg ccctgcaaggcttgcaggaggacagcagcccgtcCGTCTGTTGCCTGGCgacgcaaaccatcctgctcctgagagctccagggaagatgactccctccccaggcaccctccaaggcctgtgctaccgcctgaggagagcgtgggagcggtggcactgtcctctgcgcggtgactgtgtctgctgctggagctcggctgcctcctga